A stretch of Nonomuraea africana DNA encodes these proteins:
- a CDS encoding carbohydrate ABC transporter permease yields the protein MSVRPKRREGLRALLWLSPWIAGFSIFFVYPLLSTVYFSFTRYDLFTLEFVGLDNWRYLLQDERVWISAGNTLWLVVFMVPAQVIFSLGVAQLLTKVKAGAGFFRTVFYLPTLVPMVAGTVAFVFLLNPVGPVNQLLSWAGIAGPDWFGDAAWSKPSLTTLALWGCGNTMVIFLAALLDVPKHLYEAAAIDGAGAWRQFRSVTLPTISPVLMFSAVTGVIYALQYFTQAMIASRVASGATDSAGSVFTPGYPDQSLLTLPQWLFHVGFRDFSMGYACVLALLLFGTSMIFTLILLRQFRKGEEVLS from the coding sequence ATGAGCGTCAGGCCGAAGCGCCGGGAGGGCCTGCGGGCCCTCCTGTGGCTCTCTCCATGGATCGCGGGTTTCTCGATCTTCTTCGTCTACCCGCTGCTCTCCACCGTCTACTTCTCCTTCACCAGGTACGACCTGTTCACGCTGGAGTTCGTCGGCCTCGACAACTGGCGCTACCTGCTGCAGGACGAGCGGGTCTGGATCTCGGCGGGGAACACGCTGTGGCTGGTGGTCTTCATGGTGCCCGCCCAGGTGATCTTCTCGCTGGGCGTGGCCCAGCTGCTCACCAAGGTCAAGGCGGGGGCGGGCTTCTTCCGCACCGTCTTCTACCTGCCCACGCTGGTGCCGATGGTGGCGGGCACGGTGGCCTTCGTCTTCCTGCTCAACCCGGTCGGGCCGGTGAACCAGCTGCTGTCGTGGGCCGGGATCGCCGGGCCCGACTGGTTCGGCGACGCGGCGTGGTCCAAGCCGAGCCTGACGACTCTGGCGCTGTGGGGCTGCGGCAACACCATGGTGATCTTCCTGGCCGCCCTCCTCGACGTGCCCAAGCACCTGTACGAGGCGGCGGCCATCGACGGCGCCGGCGCGTGGCGGCAGTTCCGCAGCGTCACGCTGCCGACGATCTCGCCCGTGCTGATGTTCTCGGCGGTCACCGGCGTCATCTACGCCCTGCAGTACTTCACGCAGGCGATGATCGCCTCGCGGGTGGCCTCGGGCGCGACCGACTCGGCCGGTTCGGTCTTCACCCCCGGCTACCCGGACCAGTCGCTGCTCACGCTGCCGCAGTGGCTCTTCCACGTGGGCTTCCGCGACTTCAGCATGGGTTACGCCTGCGTGCTCGCGCTGCTGCTGTTCGGCACGTCCATG
- a CDS encoding extracellular solute-binding protein, translating to MRFVPLAVAGLTALALTACTAGKEAPPSLGAQPKPSGSAAQALPAATIELWHGFQTDAEVKAFEDAIAGFNKKFPQITVKTTKAVQDDQITQAIRSGKAPDVAASFTTDNVALWCKTGAFQDLTAVIKQDGIDLSVLPEASRSYTEFEGKRCMMPLLADAYGMFYNKALMKGNEPPKTLSELTELTKELTVRDPDGTIKVAGFIPSFQYYENSPSHLAPMVGAKWYNEDGTSAIGSDPAWKQLLTWQKELVDWYGYANLEKFRRSLGDEWGAAHPFFKGKVAMIVDGEWRNAMIANDSKAKSLDYGTAPLPVADDKPDLYGSGFTAGTVIGVPKGAKNPQHAWELIKHLTTDTDSLVTLSNALRNVPTTKAAMESPELAADANFKTFLDIFAHPKTSTLPASVNSVFNQDALSTFLTNWEKGAVKDLDAGLKDVDKRINDKLKLSGG from the coding sequence GTGCGTTTCGTCCCCCTTGCGGTCGCAGGACTCACCGCTCTTGCGCTGACCGCGTGTACGGCGGGCAAGGAGGCGCCGCCCTCGCTCGGCGCCCAGCCCAAACCCTCAGGCTCGGCCGCGCAGGCGCTGCCCGCGGCCACCATCGAGCTCTGGCACGGTTTCCAGACCGACGCCGAGGTCAAGGCCTTCGAGGACGCGATCGCGGGCTTCAACAAGAAGTTCCCGCAGATCACCGTCAAGACCACCAAGGCCGTCCAGGACGACCAGATCACCCAGGCCATCCGCAGCGGCAAGGCGCCCGACGTGGCCGCCTCCTTCACCACCGACAACGTGGCCCTGTGGTGCAAGACCGGAGCGTTCCAGGATCTCACGGCGGTCATCAAGCAGGACGGCATCGACCTGTCGGTGCTGCCCGAGGCCTCGCGCTCCTACACCGAGTTCGAGGGCAAGCGCTGCATGATGCCGCTGCTCGCCGACGCCTACGGCATGTTCTACAACAAGGCCCTGATGAAGGGGAACGAGCCGCCCAAGACCCTGTCGGAGCTGACCGAACTGACCAAGGAGCTGACGGTCAGGGACCCCGACGGCACGATCAAGGTGGCCGGCTTCATCCCCAGCTTCCAGTACTACGAGAACTCCCCCTCCCACCTGGCCCCGATGGTCGGCGCCAAGTGGTACAACGAGGACGGCACCTCCGCCATCGGCTCCGACCCGGCCTGGAAGCAGCTGCTGACCTGGCAGAAGGAGCTCGTCGACTGGTACGGCTACGCCAACCTGGAGAAGTTCCGCCGCAGCCTCGGCGACGAGTGGGGCGCGGCCCACCCGTTCTTCAAGGGCAAGGTCGCGATGATCGTCGACGGCGAGTGGCGCAACGCCATGATCGCCAACGACTCCAAGGCCAAGTCGCTCGACTACGGCACCGCCCCGCTGCCCGTCGCCGACGACAAGCCTGACCTGTACGGCAGCGGCTTCACCGCGGGCACCGTGATCGGCGTGCCGAAGGGCGCCAAGAACCCGCAGCACGCGTGGGAGCTGATCAAGCACCTGACCACCGACACCGACAGCCTGGTGACGCTCTCGAACGCGCTGCGCAACGTGCCCACCACCAAGGCGGCGATGGAGTCTCCCGAGCTGGCCGCCGACGCCAACTTCAAGACCTTCCTCGACATCTTCGCCCACCCGAAGACGAGCACCCTGCCCGCCTCGGTCAACAGCGTCTTCAACCAGGACGCCCTGTCCACCTTCCTCACCAACTGGGAGAAGGGCGCGGTCAAGGATCTCGACGCGGGGTTGAAGGACGTCGACAAGCGCATCAACGACAAGCTGAAGCTCTCCGGCGGATGA